The proteins below come from a single Xenopus tropicalis strain Nigerian chromosome 9, UCB_Xtro_10.0, whole genome shotgun sequence genomic window:
- the LOC105945441 gene encoding LOW QUALITY PROTEIN: oocyte zinc finger protein XlCOF7.1 (The sequence of the model RefSeq protein was modified relative to this genomic sequence to represent the inferred CDS: inserted 1 base in 1 codon) encodes MGMWEEASDPVMGKKDKNEERKERILNLTLEIIYLLTGEGYVIPKKKSPTVGLGALHAPGSVIQKENDKKILELISNIIQLLTGEVAIRCEDVSIYFSLEEWEYIKGNKALYREGIKEEEEPQQLRPLACEYKDGSDVTAHTEATLCCNNDGNLTNPDVSPAEQPPPANGIKEEEASWEGGNQSDCSINPLTEQIQGTDTPTPIMGCSLNISEGIKEEPSSCEEENQSDYNIITVSEPVQGTDTPTSIMGCSLNNSFSANYIADGIKEEVASWEGGNQSDCSINPLTEQIQGIDTPTPIMGYGIISSLFKMRGNKNHEDAHWSPDKSDMTKNTLSGKYSCNECHIHFSNKKDLYKHLRTHKTEKPFSCSVCGKCFSDGSNLARHRWTHTGEKPFSCSVCGKCFSHQSNLARHRWTHTGEKPFSCSVCGKCFSHQSNLARHGRTHTGEKPYSCSECSKCFATSSDLTAHYRTHTGEKPFPCPECGKCFATSSELAVHRRRIHMEEKPFTCLKCGKSFTFSSDLTAHRRRTHMKEKPFSCTECGKCFSIRSDLARHRRTHTGEKPFPCSECGKCFVTSSELSLHRRRTHTVEKPFSCAKCGKCFSIPSDLARHRRSHTNPRCFSCSECGKCFSTSSELTAHLRTHTGEKPYSCSECGKCFTNQGHLACHQMTHTGEKPFSCSECGKCFATSSELTVHLRTHTGEKPFSCSECGKCFATSSELTVHLRTHTGEKPFSCSECGKCFATSSKLTVHRRTHTGEKPYSCSECGKCFANQGDIARHNKSHTGEKTYSCSECGKCFTNQGDIARHNKSHTGEKTYSCSECGKCFTNQGDIARHNKSHTGEKPYSCSECGKCFSNRGDLARHQRIHTGEKPFXCGKRFTRSSGLTNHRKSHTGEKGFSCSECTKCFTTQQSLTRHQMTHTGEKPYSCSECGKCFANHTL; translated from the exons atgggaatgtgggaggaagcgagtgacccagtgatggggaagaaggataaaaatgaggagcggaaggagagaatcctgaatctcacactggagattatctatctgctgactggagag ggctacgtcatccctaagaagaagagcccaactgtgggtttgggggccctgcatgcccctggctccgtcatacagaaggaaaatgacaagaagatcctggaactcatctccaacatcatccagctgctgactggagag gttgccataaggtgtgaggatgtttccatctatttttccttggaggagtgggagtatataaaaggaaacaaggccctttacagggaagggataaaggaggaggaggagccccagcagctccgcccactgg cctgtgagtataaagatgggagcgatgttacagcacatacggaagcaactttatgttgtaataatgatgggaatctcacaaaccctgatgtttctccagcggaacagcccccaccagccaatgggattaaagaggaagaggcttcatgggaagggggaaaccaatcagattgcagcattaatccccttacagaacagatacagggaacagacacgcctactcctatcatggggtgcagcctgaatataTCGGAGGGTATTAAAGAGGAACCGTCTTCCTGCGAAGAGGAAAACCAATCAGATTATAATATTATTACAGTTTCAGAACCAGTACAGGGAACAGATACACCTACTAGTATTATGGgatgcagcctgaataacagttTTTCAGCCAATTATATAGCagatgggattaaagaggaggtgGCCTCATGGGAAGGGgggaaccaatcagattgcagcattaatccccttacagaacagatacagggaatagatacacctactcctatcatgggatACGGCATAATTAGCAGCCTCTTTAAAATGAGGGGTAATAAAAATCATGAAGATGCCCACTGGTCCCCAGATAAATCTGACATGACAAAAAATACATTAAGTGGGAAATACAGCTGTAATGAGTGTCATATACATTTTAGTAATAAGAAAGACTTATATAAACATCTACGAACCCACAAaacagagaaaccattttcttgttctgtatgtgggaaatgtttttcagatgGTTCCAACCTTGCTCGTCATCGatggactcacacaggggagaaaccattttcttgttctgtatgtgggaaatgtttttcacatcAATCCAACCTTGCTCGTCATCGatggactcacacaggggagaaaccattttcttgttctgtatgtgggaaatgtttttcacatcAATCCAACCTTGCTCGTCATggaaggactcacacaggggagaaaccatattcTTGTTCTGAATGCAGCAAATGTTTTGCCACTTCATCAGACCTTACTGCACAttacagaacccacacaggggagaaaccatttccttgtcctgaatgtgggaaatgttttgccacttcatcagaaCTTGCTGTCCATCGACGACGAATCCACATGGAGGAGAAACCTTTTACCTGTCtgaaatgtgggaaaagttttaccTTTTCATCAGACCTTACTGCCCATCGACGACGAACCCACATGAAGGAGAAACCTTTTTCctgtactgagtgtgggaaatgtttctcaaTTCGTTCCGACCTTGCTCGTCATCGAAGGActcacactggagagaaaccatttccttgttctgaatgtgggaaatgttttgtcaCTTCATCAGAACTTTCTCTACATCGACGACGAACCCACACAGTGGAGAAACCTTTTTCCTGTGcgaaatgtgggaaatgtttttcaattcCATCCGATCTTGCTCGTCATCGAAGGAGTCACACAAACCCAC gatgtttttcttgttctgagtgtgggaaatgtttttccacTTCATCAGAACTCACTGCCCATCtgagaacccacacaggggagaaaccttactcttgttctgaatgtgggaaatgttttacaaatCAAGGTCATCTTGCTTGTCATCAaatgactcacacaggggagaaaccattttcttgttctgagtgtgggaaatgttttgccacttcatcagaaCTCACTGTCCATCTgagaacccacacaggagagaaaccattttcttgttctgaatgtgggaaatgttttgccacttcatcagaaCTCACTGTCCATCTgagaacccacacaggagagaaaccattttcttgttctgaatgtgggaaatgttttgccacttCATCAAAACTCACTGTCCATcggagaacccacacaggggagaaaccttactcttgttctgaatgtggtaAGTGTTTCGCAAATCAAGGTGACATTGCTCGTCATAATAAgtctcacacaggggagaaaacttactcttgttctgaatgtgggaagtGTTTCACAAATCAAGGTGACATTGCTCGTCATAATAAgtctcacacaggggagaaaacttactcttgttctgaatgtgggaagtGTTTCACAAATCAAGGTGACATTGCTCGTCATAATAAgtctcacacaggggagaaaccatactcttgttctgaatgtgggaaatgtttttcaaatcgAGGTGATCTTGCTCGTCATCAAaggattcacacaggagagaaaccat tgtGTGGGAAACGTTTTACCCGTTCATCAGGACTTACTAATCATCGAAAAAGCCACACAGGAGAGAAAggtttttcttgttctgaatgcaCAAAATGTTTTACAACTCAACAATCCCTTACTCGTCATCAaatgactcacacaggggagaaaccatactcttgttctgaatgtgggaaatgttttgcaaatCACACTTtataa
- the LOC116407550 gene encoding oocyte zinc finger protein XlCOF7.1-like — protein MGKKDKNEERKERILNLTLEIIYLLTGEGYVIPKKKSPTVGLGALHAPGSVIQKENDKKILELISNIIQLLTGEVAIRCEDVSIYFSLEEWEYIKGNKALYREGIKEEEEEPQQLRPLAEQLPPANGIKEEAASWEGENQSDCSINPLTEQMQGTDTPTPIMGCSLNNSSAGDYISDDIKEEAASLEGGNQSDCSINPLTEQIQGTDTPTPIMGCSLNNSSADNYISDDIKEEAASLEGGNQSDCSINPLTEQIQGTDTPTPIMGRSLNNSSATNYVLFFIKEEPALSEKEHNHADQIQGTDTSALMGWSQDNNKIIKEEPASWEGGNQSNCSINQLAEQIQGTNMTAPIMESSLNNDLLQIMNNINDENAKTSAQESQETKQILYKKYRCNQCDKHFLQKRDLDRHQNTHTEEKHFSHHRSLYNHLAGRKQFPCTECGKCFARSSELTVHRRTHTGEKPYSCSVCGKCFVRSSELTVHRRTHTGEKPYSCSECGKCFVRSSELTVHRRSHTGEKPFSCSECGKCFVRSSELTVHRRSHTGEKPYCCSECGKCFTRSSEHTLHRRTHTGEKPFSCSECGKCFARSSEFTVHRRTHTGKKPFSCSKCWKCFTSSSDLTAHGRTHAEEKPFCCSECGKCFKQHSDLKRHHRTHTGEKPFSCSECGKCFATSSELTLHRRTHTGEKPFSCSECGKCYISSSELTVHRRTHTGEKPFSCSECGKSFTSSSDLTVHRRTHAEEKPFSCSECGKCFKHHSDLKRHHRTHTGEKLFSCSECGKCFTSSSDLTAHGQTHAEEKPFSCSECGKCFKQQSDLKRHHRTHTGEKPFACSECGKCFANRFHLTDHHRIHTGEKPFSCSECGKCFARMANLKMHFQRHAEGKP, from the exons atggggaagaaggataaaaatgaggagcggaaggagagaatcctgaatctcacactggagattatctatctgctgactggagag ggctacgtcatccctaagaagaagagcccaactgtgggtttgggggccctgcatgcccctggctccgtcatacagaaggaaaatgacaagaagatcctggaactcatctccaacatcatccagctgctgactggagag gttgccataaggtgtgaggatgtttccatctatttttccttggaggagtgggagtatataaaaggaaacaaggccctttacagggaagggataaaggaggaggaggaggagccccagcagctccgcccactgg cggaacagctcccaccggccaatgggattaaagaggaggcggcttcatgggaaggggaaaaccaatcagattgcagcattaatccccttacagaacagatgcagggaacagacacgcctactcctatcatggggtgcagcctgaataacagctcagCAGGGGATTATATATCAGATGATAtaaaagaggaggcggcttcactTGAAGGGgggaaccaatcagattgcagcattaatccccttacagaacagatacagggaacagacacacctactcctatcatggggtgcagcctgaataacagctcggcagatAATTATATATCAGATGATAtaaaagaggaggcggcttcacttgaagggggaaaccaatcagattgcagcattaatccccttacagaacagatacagggaacagacacacctactcctatcatggggcggagcctgaataacagctcggcaaCTAACTATGTGTTGTTTTTCATTAAAGAGGAACCCGCCTTGTCTGAGAAAGAACACAATCATGCAGATCAGATACAAGGAACAGATACGTCGGCTCTCATGGGGTGGAGCCAGGATAACAACAAAATAATCAAAGAGGAACCGGcatcatgggaagggggaaaccaatcaaaCTGCAGCATTAATCAACttgcagaacagatacagggaacaaatATGACAGCTCCTATCATGGAAAGCAGCCTGAATAACGACCTCTTACAAATTATGAATAACATAAATGATGAAAATGCTAAAACGTCAGCACAGGAATCtcaagaaacaaaacaaatcctTTATAAGAAATATCGCTGCAATCAGTGCGATAAACATTTTCTTCAAAAAAGAGACCTTGATAGACATCAAAACACCCATACGGAAGAGAAACACTTTTCTCATCACAGATCTCTATATAATCATCTTGCAGGTAGGAAACAGTTTCCTTGTAcggagtgtgggaaatgttttgccagatcatcagaacttactgtccatcgaagaacccacacaggggagaaaccctattcTTGTTCTGTGTGTGGGAAGTGTTTTGTCAGATCATCAGAACTTACTGTCCATcgaagaacccacacaggggagaaaccatattcttgttccgaatgtgggaaatgttttgtcaGATCATCAGAACTTACCGTCCATCGAAGAagccacacaggagagaaaccattttcttgttccgagtgtgggaaatgttttgtcaGATCATCAGAACTTACTGTCCATCGACGatctcacacaggggagaaaccttattgttgttctgagtgtgggaaatgttttaccagATCATCAGAACATACTCTCCATCgacgaacccacacaggggagaaaccattttcttgttctgagtgtgggaaatgttttgccagatCATCAGAATTTACTGTCCATCGACGAACCCACACTGgaaagaaacctttttcttgttctaaaTGTTGGAAATGTTTTACCAGCTCATCAGATCTTACTGCCCATGGACGAACCCATGCGGAAGAGAAACCTTTTtgttgttctgaatgtggaaaatgcTTTAAACAACATTCGGATCTAAAGAGACACcacagaactcacacaggggaaaaacctttttcctgttctgaatgtgggaaatgttttgccacttcatcagaaCTTACTCTCCATCgacgaacccacacaggggagaaaccattttcttgttctgaatgtgggaaatgttataTTAGTTCGTCAGAACTTACTGTCCATCgacgaacccacacaggggagaaacctttttcttgttctgaatgtggaaaatcTTTTACCAGCTCATCAGATCTTACTGTCCATAGACGAACCCATGCGgaagagaaacctttttcttgttctgaatgtgggaaatgctttaAACACCATTCGGATCTAAAGAGACAccacagaacccacacaggggagaaacttttttcctgttctgaatgtgggaaatgttttaccagCTCATCAGATCTTACTGCCCATGGACAAACCCATGCAgaagagaaacctttttcttgttctgaatgtgggaaatgctttaAACAACAATCGGATCTAAAGAGACACcacagaactcacacaggggaaaaaccttttgcctgttctgaatgtgggaaatgttttgcaaatCGATTTCACCTCACTGATCATCACagaattcacacaggagagaaaccattttcttgttctgaatgtggaaaatgttttgctCGTATGGCTAATCTAAAGATGCATTTTCAGAGGCACGCAGAAGGAAAACCATAA